A segment of the Lycium ferocissimum isolate CSIRO_LF1 chromosome 5, AGI_CSIRO_Lferr_CH_V1, whole genome shotgun sequence genome:
CAAaggcatgaaatgcagcatGAGACCCTtccttctccaaaaaaaaaaaaaaagagcatgaGACCCTAAACAACCCTCTCTCCTACTAGTGCTGCAGTTTCAACTTTCAAGAACTTGAGGGGAATAAAATTGTAGCATGAGCACGAAAATATCCACAACAGGGTAGGATGATTTTTTGGGGGGTAATGGAAGGACGCAGTTGATTATTTTCCATTTTGAGGATTTCTAAATATgcctcatttttctcatttttctcattttcaataAGGGAGGGAGTGTCATAAATCAAAGAAAGTTGTACCCAATAAAATTGTATCACCACTTCTCTCATGAAGTATGAACTCTCAAGTTTCTTCTCAAGTCACCATGAGGTTACTACTTAAAGATGAAAATTCATGTACCACACGGTCAAGGTTAACACCCCACACTCCACCCAAAAAGAGACTGCTGAATCTGCTGGTGCATtatcatccacaagaaaaaaaaaatgcataccTCACATTACCACCAGCCTGCATTTAACAAAATcattttaataatataaaggAATAGCAGTTGCTTACAATTAAAGCAGCAGAACGGCAAAATGCAGCTCCACTAGCACTTGAATCAGCATATTCGTCATAGTCAGCCTCCAAGAGATGACGCTCTGCAGCTGCCATTGCAAGAAGCCGAGGATCACGTAAGTCAAGCTGAGTACCAGCCACTGTCCAGCCCCCACTGCAAGGAAAATCCATATGGATGAATCCATCAGTGATGGAGAAGAGAAgacagaaaagaaaattttcaagattAAGATTGCAAGAGGACGTGCTGATCACGTTGGATTGCTCTCAATAAAGACGTTAACAGCCAAACTGGCACCAAAGAAAAGGTTACATCAGATTATCAATCAAAATTTCTGCAAACAATGGCCTACATATATACGTGGAAAACTGACTTGCCCCAAAATATAATAAGTTTAACATGTTTTAAGTACATTCAAAAGATGGGAAAATGGTCTTTACGGACAGTTCAGATTGTCATATACTGTTCTTGTTGGGCCAAGAAAAACAATTTCATGTCAATGATGCtgaattttcacttttacttttaaGATGGCAGTATTCTGTGTATATATAGAGTTGTGTATTAATTCTGGGAATATTAATGATAGATAAAAATAGATCGATGTATAATCTTTGAAtgaataattttagaaaataatggaATTTCCATATTAATCGAGTAAttcttctttttaatatttggaaaatattttttggcgAACATCAGCGCAAAAATTGTATTGGTAACCAAAATGGAGTGACTACATCAGATCaccgaaaaagaaaaaggcaaaCAAAAACCTTGCATATCTTACAAGGAAACTAACACATCTATGATTGCCTCAGGATCATCTAAGTATTCATATTTGCACCAAAAACTATAAAGAAGAATACAATTCATCTTAATCTTCTGTAAATtgctacttgtatcactttagCTACAATCATATACAATCTTAGGCAGTACTTGATATCAAAGAACAGCAAAAATGAACCGGGAATTGGAATCATCACCAGATGTTGAACACATTTGGTAATGCAGAGTTCATGGTCATAGACCACAGATACGGATTTGACTCTCCGTTTTTAAGCATACcatcaaattctttcttttttttttttctttttttttttctgaaatgcATGAAGTACAGTTGAGCTTGTTAATGCCTTCTTGAGTTGCATAGTACATTGACCTATTCTTGCGTTCATGAAGAAACAGCGTCACTTACAAATTAGAAGTTCCAGTagagaaaaattatttgaagGCCTCTAAATAAGAAGCAATTCATTAAGAAGATACACATAATCAAGTCAAAGAGAAAGGTGTGAGGAATGTAAGATCGTCCATTCCATGGTCTATTTCCtctcttttgatttcttttcttttctttgtggGCAGCTTGGAAAAGTAAACACCAAAATCAGAATATCAATATATCTATACATAGATTGTTAAATGCTTAGataatatatatcaaatttaGTACGGACAAAGACGATAATCATAATTCAAACCAACCTCATGTCAATGGCAATATCTTCAGAGAGAGAAGGTGGTGGTGGAGCAGTATAGCCAGGTCGGTAAGACTGCATGTTTATAGAGTTTTCAAAGtcaagatatatttttttatgaaataagtGAGCCTTAACTAGAAACTCTTTTAGCACGTATTCAAAGACATATTCTAAAGTCCCAATCACTTATATTTCTGAAGGGAAAAATGCATCAACTAATTACTGCATAAGATGAGCTATCACTCTCTCCAACTCAAACAAACTCTGTGCCTATGCAAAACCTTGCTATTCTTTAACCCTCCTTCCATTGCTATTTTCAAACTCATTTGGCTGAAAGTGCTTTTGTGATGGGGAGAGGCAACTCATGAAGCATCATCACTCAAAAAGCAAATATTAACAGATAGAAGAAAGCACCTGATGGCAGATCTCGCAAATTATATCGCCCTTCTCATTGCACCACCGCTGAACACATTTCCTATGAGCATACTGAATTTtgtaacaacaatgaagaaaagaaaaaagagagaatgatTAGAACAAAAGACAAGTTCGTAGGCTTAGGAACAAAGAAGATGGCAGCATGGATTACATATTTATTACATGCGCAAGCAACACCAAGATCAACATTTCGCAGCTAGTTGAATAAGAGGCAACAATTAAACTTCAAAGATCTACCTTTAAGCTGCCATTGCAGCTGCAAGGAATCTCCAAATTCTTCGGGCTATCTTCTTCCTGGCAAATTCGGCATTCCACGGTCTGAAGTAATGGTTGATCTTCACCTCCAGTTTCTGGTTCTTCATCCTCCTTATTAGCAGTACCATAGGCAGATTGACCTATAGTGTGAGAGCAAGAACTTCCCCCTGAAGATCCTGCATCCTCTGATCCTTTCAGAGAGTTCAAAGATTCAGGTGTGATAAGACGATCAACACATAGAGCCAAGTGTTCTCCCATTAGCAGTTCACACCACGTATCCTAAAATGAACAAACATGGTCAGCCATCTTAAGttaacaagaaaagaaaggaatttgTTGAACCTTCATATAGCTTAGTACACGGTTGTGACCCCTTTCTTACCCtacctttatcaaaaaaaaaaaaaaattgtgacccCTTTCTATCCATAAGGTTTAGCCTCTTGTCCATTAGTATAAAGTCTCAAATGCCACATTACTTGACAAAGAAATAGGATATTAAAGTTTGAATTGCCAACAAACAGATTCTCAAAACCCAACAAAAACTTATACAATCAAAAGGTATGGCTTTACTATTAAGATCAACTATGAACTACTAACTTCTAATCCTTTCTTTGATTTTcccttttatcttttttctgaaaaagataataaactataagtaggcgtttggccatagaaatcaaaaactttttcactttttttggaattttggagttggagtcgtgtttggccatagtttttgaaattgtacttttttgttgttttggttgtgaaaaagGTGATTCCAaatcaagttgtatttggaattttcatatccaaacgctgattccggaaaaaagtaaaaaaaaaaattccaaaaaaagtgaataattcttatggccaaacgggtcctaaatGTAGAAAAGTCAAAATTCAGGGATGTTTCTCATGCCATTTTGTAGCGTTAATCTCTTCAACACAAAGTGGAGGCTTGTTGCTATAACCCTGTTGACTTTttacaagacaaaaaaaaaaaccctttgaTTGGAAATATTGAAGCAAAAAATGCATTAAACAAGCTTCTGATTTTGTCTTACCAACACGAACTAAGCAGGGTAAAAGCTTGTAAAACGGGACCAAAGTTGAAGATCAAAGCATAACCAAGAAAACAATTTCAATAATTGCATAATTATAAAAAGAAGCAAGAATCCAGAATACCCAACTAATTAAAAAACCTTGTACCAGGAACCAAAAAATAACAACCTTATCTTATAAAGAGATTAATAATAGAAATTGGACATACCTTAAAATTGGTTTTCTGAGAGAAGCTTAATGAATTTGTAACAGTGTTTTCTGAGACAAGAAATATAGTCGGTAAAAACTCCTTTGCTTGGAAATTGGattatcaaaattttgagtATATAGTAATGAATAAAAAAGTCCACTATTGGATTATAtccagatttttattttatagagATTACTTGCGGGACCGCTAAAAGCGTGTTACGGCGTCGTTTACGGACGTCCCGGCGTCCAACGACTTACTCTGCTTATTAACTCAACTTAGGTGTTACGTCACAATTTATATCACAAGTTTGAACGGGgtacaaaatttttaaataactAAAAATACTTCTAAAATTCGTCACCAATATTTTCTTTAGATAAAaacgtaaaaaaaaatatatctcatACATTAGAATAAATCTTAAGAAAGTCCAAAAATCGGGTTAAGAGTTCAAATATTCtcttttgttttgaaaagtgAGAGTTTTATCCTGAGGATGAAAATCCACTTACCTTTCATGTCCAAGACAAAGATTCACATTGCATTTTATAAGAATTATGGTAATGTTTTTAGAGATACATTCGATATGATTAAACAATACAAAAGTATTTTTAGAAGCTTACATGTAATATAAGATTAGTATCTTTTTATCTTGTTACTGTATTTATGAGTCAATGAGAGCTTCTCTAAGCTTATAGAAATGATTAATGTATCTCTTAAAGTTTtatcatttattcttttgttttttttattaattgatATATGAGTTATGTATATAGTTACGTGGGAAAACTTAAATCTCGTGAAAAAATTTCTCCGTAAATTATAGCTctataatatacaaaaaaatgagTTGcgaaaaaaaagagataaaagaaaacaagacgAGTTAAGATTGACTCAAAACTTAAAAGAACATTCTAGAAGGAGTCATCTATTAGATTAATGAAAAAAATCTATATAATATCTGTGTCTAagcatatatttatttaatttattcaaTTAAGGACGATTAAATAATTATGTACTCTTACTAAACAGATGCACACCGTTTAGATGGGCTCCTTCCAAGCAGCCCTCGGAGAAAATTTGGACAGCGTCAATTGTTTGACTTTGAACAAATTTTACATTTGTGATTGCGTAGACCAAACATCATGActacaaaaattaattaattgacaAAGCCCCACTATTTCCACGCGCAAAGCCATACTATTTGTCCACGTTGGTACGAAAAGGTCATTAGAAAAACATTcaccaacaaaagaaaaagatgcaAAAGTGTGACTACTTTGCCTTTTGAAATTATACTaatgtgatgtgatatgatgacTTTGTAAAAGAACTTTGCAAAAGGGGTAGGTCATGATTCAAATGAGTTTTAGTTAGAACTTAGAAGAACCAAAGATAATGGGCTGTCCTTTAATTCTCTCATGGTTTCTAGAAGACATGTCATAGGTAACTGgcaggttaaaaaaaaaaaacagaaatatCTTATAGATATTTCATTCTGCATTTCCACCATCTTAATCCACTTTGAAAGAACAGTATGTGTCTCGTGTGTGAATTACAAGAAACAATGCATCCTAATTAAAGAGCACACGTGCATATGTTTCCTCGTAGAGTTTGTCATATATCGCTAGTTCTCGTAAGTAAAAGTATCCAATAATTGATTGGAGTTTAACATTTGTGTCGATTTTATTAAACATGTAACTCTTTTTGATATGCTAACTTGAAAATCGAGTTACTTGTTGCAATTAACTCAATTGAATTAGtgttataaaaaaaagtttatgtaTATAACCTAAGTTGATCGACTTATAACCTGTTTGGCCAAATTTCTCTAaaattcaaaatgttttttttcaaagttgATATGTTTGGTCACGCTTTCAGGAGGGAAAAAGGTATTTTTAATCACAAACAGAAGTTGTTTTTGAAAAGctgaaaaaaaatagttttttcccCACAAGTACTTTGTAAAAAAACACTTCTGAAAAAAAGTACTTAGaatcactttttaaaagtttggtcaAACATTAATTATTGATcgaaagtgtttttcaaattaattagcTAGACACAAACTGAATCtcacaaaaagtactttttaaaaaatatttttttaaataagctgATTTAAGAAGCTTAGCCAAACATGTTATTATGGCATATTCAGCAAGATATTTCGTCATGTAAGATTTACTAAATTCACTTATTGGGCGATTCTTTGATaaccaaaaatatcaaattctGTACAATGAACTCAAGTTCactcatcaccatcatcatttaTAGTTTTGCCAAGTTGGCCCCCTTTTTAGTGAGGAAGTCTCCAAACCCGATTTATAATCAAGGATTGCTCTCACCAGTCACCGCAGTTGATATTTCTACCTTTCAGTCCTTTGCTATTCAGCAAACTAATCACTTTCTTGTTTGAACTCAGAACTTCGGGGTaataggcgaagggcaaaaattaaagaccaccaatttgaggggcaaaaattaaagaccaatgcctttgaagggcaatccgcacaaaaaaatgatgggtttttttttttgtttttaatttatcGCCGTATGGTGGCGTGACCTTTATATCAATAAATCAGGAATTACAAAGCGAAGGGGAACATAAACTCAACCCTCTGtttcagtttacagctaatgaCTGCTCACAAAAAATAAAGCAACAGACCTCGGAATATAGCATCAAAGGATCCCAATAATGGCTAAAATATACGGTAGAAGATGACAACCACCAGGTTTTGCGAAAATATACAAATCTAGTGTGATAGGCAATCTCAACTGGACCATTTCTATACAAAAGAATTCTTCCCCTGTTTATGCCAAAGGGACTCCATTTGTATGAGATCAAGTCTGTAAGGTCCGTTGGCTCTCGATGGAAGATGTGCATGTgcaaatatattcaaatcctCATTTGTAATACTCTGTTTTGCTAAGGCATCTGCGACTTGGCTGGCTTCCCTATAGCAATGTCGAACCTCGCAAGTAATAgtacttgatatattttgaaTGTGAGTAATGATGCTCTTCATTTGCCAAGGGATATGGTAGTTGCCTTTGATCATCTCAACCACATGCAATCTTTGAATCACATTCCAAGATTACATTGCTATGCCCATTTCGATAACACCATTCCAGGCCATTTAGAGCAGCCTTGGCTTCAGCCATATTACTAGTATCCATACCCACCCTTCGAGCAAAGGCCATGATAATTATTCCTCTGTGATCTCTACAAATTCCTCCAATTCCAGCTCTACCATTTGCATCCTTGCTTCCATCAGTGTTAATCTTCACCCAATTTTCAGAGGGCTTCAACCATTTAACCACAATACATTCAATCTTGGGAATAAGGCCCATAACCTGTTGATACATATTTTCCCACCTATAACTCCATTCAGTATTACTCTTTGCACTGGAGACAATCCATTCTAAATGAGAAAGAATCTTATATTGAATCTGTTTTGTATAGCATCTGTTACCTCCATATATGACTGAGCATCTCGCTTTCCAAATCTCCCAACAAATTACTAAAGGAGTAATTTGTAGAATAGTCTGCTGAAGTGAATTTTTTGGCTTGATATTCCACCACTTTTGAAGCATACACTTGATAGGTATATCCTCCCAAGAAATTCCACATTTGTTCAGCAATTTTCTCACCAATGAAAGTGTGGTGCATAGTATCTCTTTGATCAATAGACAACAAAAACACCTGGCATCACTGTCAATCCCAAATCTAGAAGCAATAGTATCATTAAAAGGCAAGTTTCTTTTCAGAAATCTCCACATTAAGAAAGACATTTTAAAAGGTAAATGCTTATGCCAGATCTTCTTTAAGCAATAAGAAACCTTATTTTTTTGTCTAATATGTCTCCAGGCagaagcagtagaaaaagtacCATTACTGTTAGGCATCAAAATAGGAGTAGCAATTAGATCCTGATTACCTATGTCAATGGAGTTGATATGTTCAGCAAGATATTCAGGAAGCTGTAAGTGATTTACATCCCAATTTCCATTAGTAATAACATCACTAACAATTTGGTCataattaaaatcatttttgtgaaTAATCTGAGCTACATCACACATTTCACACCAATTATCCCACCACAAATTACTATTGCCCTTATTGATCTTTCAAATTAAAAGTTCTTCTTCTCTTATCTTGACCAATTGTTTCCAAGCAAGGGAATGGGTAGGCTGAATAGTACAAGCAACTGGATGAGTAGAACAGTATTTAGCTAAAATAAAAGTACCCCACGGAGATTTACAAGTTCTAAGCCTCCACCATCTTTTCATAGTTAAACTCTTACTAACATCAAAAATATTTCTAAAGCCTTGACCACCTTCCTCTTTTGGAAAACACATGTTGTCCCAAGAACTCCAATGATATTTGTTTTTACCCTCAATAGAACCCCAAAAGAAATTAGCCATGTAACTTTCAAGTTGTAATAAAACGGTCTCTTTCAAGTTTTAGGAGGTTCTAAAGCAGACAAAAGATAAATTGGTTGAGATTGTAAGACATGCACGATTAAAGTaaagtacgtatatatatatatatatatatatatatatatatatatatatatatatatatatatatatataaaggagaaatatttatgaaatgtgatgatagttttctatttacaaaacataacattacaaatcctatacaaaacatactttaaaaaaaaaaattattaaaaaaattattttttgtttttaaaaaaattattttttatttttaaaaaatgtat
Coding sequences within it:
- the LOC132055676 gene encoding uncharacterized protein LOC132055676; translation: MGEHLALCVDRLITPESLNSLKGSEDAGSSGGSSCSHTIGQSAYGTANKEDEEPETGGEDQPLLQTVECRICQEEDSPKNLEIPCSCNGSLKYAHRKCVQRWCNEKGDIICEICHQSYRPGYTAPPPPSLSEDIAIDMSGGWTVAGTQLDLRDPRLLAMAAAERHLLEADYDEYADSSASGAAFCRSAALILMALLLLRHAVTIGNGDADGDGDDDDVSAFFSLFLLRAAGFLLPCYIMAWAISIMQRRRQRQEAAAVAAAEVAFMLQAGQHRGLHVTIAPGPAQAAEPSANPTTHVATPTGQVVTPPPELV